The following are encoded in a window of Thunnus albacares chromosome 9, fThuAlb1.1, whole genome shotgun sequence genomic DNA:
- the LOC122988360 gene encoding C2 calcium-dependent domain-containing protein 4C produces the protein MWVLDKIRGSVETGVLRQGENGDKKGVAPAYSNVLTPDKIPDFFIPPKLVSCPPEPEIPIVKPNEGLQPSTSEQTIGSGKKISSPRSPRLVAKIAGDTKNLLRAANRHIIQIESADDVVAGDTNADPGSQTAMSLPYVPKTQTSYGFATLKESPHTRRKESLFHCDLSSPITSPNTQRKTPGKGSEGGNHLNPADFSTSHMNPYRYFSGGESDTCSSAESSPFSSPLLSRSASLLKIFTHETQAKVVKAKRTFARHSSLSTDECSSAEPSPNIQRRLHVPSFHGGAGASDHGLHREHTINLHKGGSVRISANYDASTSRLLIRVLAAENLYDKHFDIKSINCCVSVYLNPGKLQKQRSNIIKNSRNPVFNEDFFFDSISSVQVKNLSVKFKVVNKGTSLKRDTLLGEREVPLTKLLAGL, from the coding sequence ATGTGGGTTCTGGATAAGATCCGCGGGTCGGTGGAGACCGGTGTGCTGCGACAGGGCGAGAATGGAGACAAGAAAGGCGTTGCGCCAGCCTACAGCAACGTCCTAACCCCTGACAAGATCCCAGACTTTTTCATCCCACCGAAGCTGGTCAGCTGCCCTCCAGAGCCCGAGATTCCGATCGTGAAGCCCAATGAGGGATTGCAACCTTCCACTTCAGAACAAACCATCGGCAGCGGGAAGAAGATCAGCAGCCCAAGAAGCCCGCGTCTAGTAGCCAAGATCGCAGGAGACACCAAGAACTTGTTGAGAGCGGCAAACCGCCACATCATACAAATAGAGAGCGCTGATGATGTTGTGGCTGGAGACACCAATGCAGACCCCGGGTCACAGACAGCCATGTCCCTACCTTATGTTCCCAAGACCCAAACCTCATATGGCTTTGCAACCTTAAAGGAAAGCCCCCATACCCGCCGTAAAGAGTCACTATTCCACTGCGACCTTTCCAGTCCCATCACCTCCCCAAACACCCAGAGGAAGACTCCAGGGAAAGGCAGCGAAGGAGGAAACCATCTGAATCCAGCTGACTTCAGCACTTCTCACATGAATCCGTATCGATACTTCAGCGGCGGGGAAAGTGACACCTGCTCCTCAGCCGAGTCCTCTCCCTTcagctctcctctgctctcccgCTCCGCCTCTCTGCTCAAGATCTTTACCCATGAGACGCAGGCAAAGGTGGTCAAAGCCAAGCGGACATTCGCTCGCCACAGCTCCCTCTCAACTGACGAGTGCAGCTCGGCCGAGCCCAGCCCCAACATTCAGCGACGTCTGCACGTCCCCTCCTTCCACGGTGGTGCAGGAGCGTCAGACCACGGGCTGCATCGGGAGCACACCATCAACCTGCACAAAGGTGGGTCGGTGAGGATCAGCGCCAACTACGACGCCAGCACCTCCCGCTTGCTCATCCGAGTCCTGGCAGCAGAGAATCTTTATGACAAGCACTTTGACATCAAGAGCATCAACTGCTGCGTGTCCGTCTACCTGAACCCAGGCAAGCTGCAGAAGCAAAGGAGCAACATCATCAAGAACAGCCGCAACCCCGTCTTCAACGAGGACTTCTTCTTTGACTCGATAAGCTCGGTGCAGGTGAAGAACCTGTCAGTGAAGTTCAAGGTGGTAAACAAAGGCACCAGCCTCAAGAGGGACACACTGCTGGGAGAGCGAGAGGTGCCGCTAACAAAGCTGCTCGCGGGGCTCTAA